One genomic window of Monodelphis domestica isolate mMonDom1 chromosome 1, mMonDom1.pri, whole genome shotgun sequence includes the following:
- the EGR4 gene encoding LOW QUALITY PROTEIN: early growth response protein 4 (The sequence of the model RefSeq protein was modified relative to this genomic sequence to represent the inferred CDS: inserted 7 bases in 5 codons; deleted 1 base in 1 codon; substituted 1 base at 1 genomic stop codon) encodes MLNMSEFCPEALFAKYPEGCIETSQETLRPGRDPSLAGFPGGDFLSSALSGACDTSDYFFLEGPSSSPPTGXSYTGSFFIQAIPEHPHDQEALFNLMSGILGXGSFPWTDGAVPRAPLDTLYATSPDTSLPGPLDLFSADLGSSTSFPETPWXTSPTAGTSPQCLYEPQXVPPDVKPSLRAPPVSPDLDASPAFKAPYGPWDLLSAGARVICXPGKLPAXSEGGFPPLGSQIEDLLQISCPADLPGPANRIYTGTYDAFSLSSSSQLPSGDFGEGGEGLQPGLSLSPPTEGGGGGELLARAQPSPLSLTLPGPASDFSAVPPTTTDFPRAAQLPPPTAAPPQSQPPQPQSQPAQAEPRRKGRRGGKCSPRCFCPRPHAKAFACPVESCVRSFARSDELNRHLRIHTGHKPFQCRICLRNFSRSDHLTTHVRTHTGEKPFACDVCGRRFARSDEKKRHGKVHLKQKARAEERLKGLGFYALGLSFAAL; translated from the exons ATGCTGAACATGAGCGAATTCTGCCCAGAAGCGCTTTTCGCCAAGTACCCTGAGGGATGTATTGAGACCAGCCAGGAGACTTTGCGACCAGGGAGAGACCCCTCCCTCGCTGGCTTCCCGGGAG GTGATTTCCTGAGCTCTGCTCTGAGCGGCGCCTGCGATACCTCAGATTATTTCTTTCTAGAGGGTCCCTCTTCCTCACCCCCAACCG TCAGCTACACTGGCAGCTTCTTCATTCAGGCCATACCGGAGCACCCACACGACCAGGAGGCCCTGTTCAATCTCATGTCGGGAATCCTTGG TGGCTCCTTTCCCTGGACCGACGGGGCGGTCCCTCGGGCCCCGCTGGACACCCTGTATGCTACCAGTCCTGACACCTCACTGCCTGGGCCCTTGGACCTTTTCTCCGCTGACCTAGGCTCCTCCACCTCCTTTCCGGAGACACCCT AGACCTCGCCGACTGCAGGCACCTCCCCGCAGTGCCTCTACGAACCTC CCGTCCCACCCGACGTCAAGCCAAGCCTCCGAGCCCCTCCAGTGTCACCTGACCTGGACGCCTCCCCGGCCTTCAAAGCC CCCTACGGGCCTTGGGACCTCTTGTCCGCTGGGGCCCGAGTTATTTG CCCAGGGAAGCTACCAGCCTAGTCGGAGGGTGGCTTCCCCCCACTTGGCTCCCAGATCGAAGACCTACTGCAAATCAGCTGTCCCGCGGACCTGCCAGGCCCAGCCAACAGAATCTACACAGGCACCTACGATGCCTTCTCCCTGTCCAGCTCTAGTCAGCTGCCCTCGGGAGACTTTGGGGAAGGGGGCGAGGGCCTCCAGCCAGGACTCAGCCTGAGTCCCCCTACGGAGGGAGGGGGCGGTGGGGAACTCCTAGCCCGGGCACAACCGTCCCCACTTAGCCTCACTCTCCCTGGCCCAGCCTCGGACTTCTCCGCGGTGCCCCCCACGACGACTGACTTCCCCCGGGCTGCGCAGCTCCCGCCCCCGACGGCAGCTCCTCCGCAATCGCAGCCACCGCAACCTCAATCACAGCCTGCCCAAGCCGAGCCTCGGCGCAAAGGGCGGCGGGGCGGTAAGTGCAGTCCTCGCTGCTTCTGTCCTCGGCCCCACGCCAAGGCCTTCGCCTGCCCCGTGGAGAGTTGTGTCCGCAGCTTTGCTCGCTCGGATGAGCTGAACCGCCACCTGCGCATCCACACCGGCCACAAGCCCTTCCAGTGCCGGATCTGCCTGCGCAACTTCAGCCGCAGCGACCACCTCACCACGCACGTGCGCACCCACACCGGGGAGAAGCCCTTCGCCTGCGATGTGTGTGGCCGTCGCTTCGCGCGCAGCGACGAGAAGAAACGACATGGCAAGGTGCATCTGAAGCAGAAGGCTCGGGCCGAGGAGAGACTCAAGGGGCTGGGCTTTTACGCGCTGGGCCTCTCCTTCGCAGCCTTGTAG